One genomic segment of Clavelina lepadiformis chromosome 3, kaClaLepa1.1, whole genome shotgun sequence includes these proteins:
- the LOC143448206 gene encoding transcription elongation factor A protein 1-like isoform X2, which yields MSNEEEVLRIARKLDKMAAKKATDNALDILKALKQIPISLETLQKTRIGMSVNNVRKQTKSEEVASAAKQLIKGWKKLVSEPSTTAKKSEERKNSDSCEANVSSTINRSLSTTSVSSTDAPVQSFSIETCSTLKTTNNPVRDKCREMLVRGLQADGSSTHSESRCTFLAAAIEEAIFKEFKDTGVKYKNRIRSRFSNLKDAKNVGLRQNVLNGVVKPEQIAKMTAEEMASDEMKKKREEYEQQNIKDHQMSTNEGTKTDMFTCGKCKGRACTYTQLQTRSSDEPMTTFVFCTECGNRWKFC from the exons ATGAGCAATGAAGAAGAGGTCCTGCGAATTGCCAGAAAGCTGGATAAAATGGCTGCAAAGAAAGCAACA GACAATGCCTTGGATATACTAAAagctttaaaacaaattccaaTCAGCCttgaaacattgcaaaaaacacGCATTGGGATGTCAGTTAACAATGTAAGGAAACAAACAAAGAGTGAGGAAGTTGCAAGTGCTGCTAAACAGCTCATAAAAGGATGGAAGAAACTTGTATCAG AGCCTTCAACCACTGCCAAAAAATctgaagaaagaaaaaatagcGACTCATGTGAAGCTAACGTCTCATCAACTATCAACAGATCATTGTCTACAACCAGTGTGTCAAGT ACTGATGCACCTGTACAGTCATTCAGCATTGAAACCTGCAGTactttgaaaacaacaaataatccCGTACGTGACAAATGCCGTGAAATGTTGGTTCGAGGACTTCAAGCCGATG GTTCATCCACCCACAGTGAATCCAGATGCACATTTCTTGCCGCAGCTATTGAAGAAGCCATTTTTAAAGAATTCAAAGATACCGGTGTCAAGTATAAAAACAGAATACGAAGTCGATTCAGCAACCTCAAAGATGCTAAAAATGTTGGGCTTAGACAAAATGTCTTGAATGGTGTTGTGAAACCTGAACAGATTGCGAAAATGACTGCTGAG GAAATGGCAAGTGATGAAATGAAGAAGAAACGGGAAGAATACGAGCAACAGAACATTAAAGATCATCAAATGTCAACAAATGAAGGGACAAAAACTGACATGTTTACTTGCGGAAAATGCAAAGGACGTGCCTGCACCTACACTCAG CTTCAAACAAGGAGTTCTGATGAGCCAATGACAACATTCGTCTTCTGCACCGAGTGCGGAAACCGCTGGaagttttgttga
- the LOC143448206 gene encoding transcription elongation factor A protein 1-like isoform X1, which yields MSNEEEVLRIARKLDKMAAKKATDNALDILKALKQIPISLETLQKTRIGMSVNNVRKQTKSEEVASAAKQLIKGWKKLVSEPSTTAKKSEERKNSDSCEANVSSTINRSLSTTSVSSVSSRISTTDAPVQSFSIETCSTLKTTNNPVRDKCREMLVRGLQADGSSTHSESRCTFLAAAIEEAIFKEFKDTGVKYKNRIRSRFSNLKDAKNVGLRQNVLNGVVKPEQIAKMTAEEMASDEMKKKREEYEQQNIKDHQMSTNEGTKTDMFTCGKCKGRACTYTQLQTRSSDEPMTTFVFCTECGNRWKFC from the exons ATGAGCAATGAAGAAGAGGTCCTGCGAATTGCCAGAAAGCTGGATAAAATGGCTGCAAAGAAAGCAACA GACAATGCCTTGGATATACTAAAagctttaaaacaaattccaaTCAGCCttgaaacattgcaaaaaacacGCATTGGGATGTCAGTTAACAATGTAAGGAAACAAACAAAGAGTGAGGAAGTTGCAAGTGCTGCTAAACAGCTCATAAAAGGATGGAAGAAACTTGTATCAG AGCCTTCAACCACTGCCAAAAAATctgaagaaagaaaaaatagcGACTCATGTGAAGCTAACGTCTCATCAACTATCAACAGATCATTGTCTACAACCAGTGTGTCAAGTGTGAGTTCAAGAATTTCAACA ACTGATGCACCTGTACAGTCATTCAGCATTGAAACCTGCAGTactttgaaaacaacaaataatccCGTACGTGACAAATGCCGTGAAATGTTGGTTCGAGGACTTCAAGCCGATG GTTCATCCACCCACAGTGAATCCAGATGCACATTTCTTGCCGCAGCTATTGAAGAAGCCATTTTTAAAGAATTCAAAGATACCGGTGTCAAGTATAAAAACAGAATACGAAGTCGATTCAGCAACCTCAAAGATGCTAAAAATGTTGGGCTTAGACAAAATGTCTTGAATGGTGTTGTGAAACCTGAACAGATTGCGAAAATGACTGCTGAG GAAATGGCAAGTGATGAAATGAAGAAGAAACGGGAAGAATACGAGCAACAGAACATTAAAGATCATCAAATGTCAACAAATGAAGGGACAAAAACTGACATGTTTACTTGCGGAAAATGCAAAGGACGTGCCTGCACCTACACTCAG CTTCAAACAAGGAGTTCTGATGAGCCAATGACAACATTCGTCTTCTGCACCGAGTGCGGAAACCGCTGGaagttttgttga